In Musa acuminata AAA Group cultivar baxijiao chromosome BXJ2-10, Cavendish_Baxijiao_AAA, whole genome shotgun sequence, a genomic segment contains:
- the LOC135624204 gene encoding fatty acid desaturase DES3-like has product MVAMTKRDDGEVVNGEDGKFEAGRPPPFRIGDIRVAIPSHCWVKNPWRSMSYVLRDAVVIAALAAAAGYFDSWIIWPIYWLAQGTMFWAVFVLGHDCGHGSFSNSVWLNNVVGHFLHSSILVPYHGWRISHRTHHQNHGNVDKDESWHPLPEKTYRGMKPNGRKMRFSLPYPLFAFPAYLLWRSPGKEGSHFLPSSSLFHPNEQGDIIVSTLCWSAMVTLLLGLSWVYGPIPVLKLYGLPSLVFVMWLDLVTYLHHHGYHEKLPWYRGKEWSYLRGGLTTIDRDYGWINNIHHDIGTHVIHHLFPQIPHYNLVEATKAAKPVLGKYYREPEKSGPLPLHLFGVLLRSLRVDHFVSDEGEVVYYQTDPQQYGDWQQKFK; this is encoded by the exons ATGGTGGCCATGACGAAAAGAGACGACGGGGAGGTCGTGAACGGCGAGGATGGGAAGTTCGAGGCCGGACGGCCGCCGCCATTCAGGATCGGTGATATCCGGGTGGCCATACCCAGCCATTGCTGGGTGAAGAACCCCTGGCGTTCCATGAGCTACGTCCTTCGTGACGCCGTCGTCATCGCCGCGCTCGCGGCTGCCGCCGGCTATTTTGACAGTTGGATCATCTGGCCAATCTACTGGCTAGCCCAGGGCACCATGTTCTGGGCTGTCTTCGTTCTGGGACATGACTG TGGCCATGGAAGCTTCTCCAACAGCGTGTGGCTGAACAATGTGGTTGGGCACTTTCTTCACTCCAGCATTCTGGTGCCTTACCATGGATG GAGGATTAGCCACAGGACTCATCACCAGAACCATGGGAATGTGGACAAGGATGAATCGTGGCACCCG TTACCTGAGAAGACATACAGGGGAATGAAACCGAACGGCCGAAAAATGCGGTTTTCGTTACCTTACCCCTTGTTTGCATTCCCGGCCTATCTG TTGTGGAGAAGCCCTGGAAAAGAAGGTTCTCATTTCCTGCCGAGTAGCAGCTTGTTTCATCCAAATGAGCAAGGCGACATCATCGTATCAACCTTGTGCTGGTCAGCCATGGTCACATTGCTTCTTGGTCTATCCTGGGTGTATGGCCCTATTCCAGTGCTCAAACTCTATGGTTTGCCCTCCTTG GTTTTTGTAATGTGGCTAGATTTGGTTACTTACTTGCATCACCATGGCTACCATGAGAAGCTCCCCTGGTACCGTGGCAAG GAATGGAGCTATCTGCGAGGAGGACTGACGACAATTGATAGGGACTATGGCTGGATAAACAACATCCACCATGATATTGGAACTCATGTCATTCACCATCTCTTTCCCCAGATACCACACTACAATCTGGTAGAAGCA ACAAAGGCTGCGAAACCTGTGCTCGGGAAATATTACCGAGAACCGGAGAAATCTGGGCCGCTTCCACTGCACCTGTTTGGCGTTCTTCTTAGGAGCCTAAGAGTCGACCACTTTGTGAGCGACGAGGGAGAAGTTGTCTACTACCAGACCGACCCTCAGCAGTACGGCGACTGGCAGCAGAAGTTCAAGTGA